The Glycine soja cultivar W05 chromosome 8, ASM419377v2, whole genome shotgun sequence genome has a window encoding:
- the LOC114422843 gene encoding uncharacterized protein LOC114422843: MAMTTTTTSSPPFLFSFLSPKPFPPNPSLPLPQLQNRTPLSSTHRFFSAIPKAKRGVSGTHLCLASRAKAKPTPSSVEQESDDNFRKRVLQIALWVAEGVYILWLFLLPYAPGDPVWAISSDTLNSLVGLSLNFFLILPFMNFVGIRLIDAPVLHPMSEGLFNFVIGWTFMFAPLLFTDRNNDRYKGSLDILWGLQMFLTNTFLIPYMAIRLNDADDESVTRKLSQFGSVMTNGAPIVGVIGGSACIVSLLWALFGRMDANFGGIADRWDYLVGYLGSERLAYAFIWDICLYIIFQPWLIGDNLQNVQENKVVVVKYLRYVPVIGLIAYLFCLDPKEV, encoded by the exons ATGGCGATGACCACCACAACGACGTCGTCTCCACCATTTCTCTTTTCATTCCTTTCTCCAAAACCCTTTCCCCCAAACCCTTCGCTCCCTCTTCCCCAATTGCAAAACCGAACACCGCTCAGTTCCACCCATCGCTTCTTCTCTGCCATCCCCAAAGCGAAACGCGGCGTTTCAGGGACCCATTTGTGCCTCGCTTCTCGCGCCAAAGCCAAACCCACCCCGTCTTCGGTGGAACAAGAGAGCGACGACAATTTTAGAAAAAGAGTGCTTCAAATTGCGCTGTGGGTTGCAGAAGGTGTCTACATTCTATGGCTCTTCCTTCTTCCTTATGCCCCT GGAGATCCTGTATGGGCCATCAGTTCTGACACATTGAACTCTCTTGTGGgtctttctctcaatttctttttaatattgccTTTCATGAACTTTG TTGGAATTCGTCTGATTGATGCGCCAGTTCTTCATCCT ATGTCCGAAGGACTATTCAATTTTGTGATTGGCTGGACGTTCATGTTTGCCCCTTTGCTGTTCACAGATCGCAACAATGATAGATATAAAGGGTCTCTAGATATACTCTGGGGCCTGCAAATGTTCCTGACAAATA CGTTTCTGATCCCATACATGGCTATCCGATTGAATGATGCTGATGATGAGAGTGTTACAAGAAAACTTTCACAGTTTGGCTCAGTGATGACAAATGGTGCTCCAATTGTTGGAGTGATTGGTGGGAGTGCATGCATTGTATCTCTATTGTGGGCTCTTTTTGGTCGAATGGATGCAAATTTTGGGGGCATAGCAGATAGATGGGACTACTTGGTGGGTTATCTTGGATCAGAAAGGCTGGCTTATGCTTTCATATGGGATATATGTCTTTACATAATTTTCCAGCCTTGGTTGATTGGAGACAACCTCCAGAATGTCCAGGAAAACAAGGTTGTTGTAGTGAAGTATCTTAGATATGTACCCGTGATTGGCTTAATTGCGTATCTATTTTGCTTGGACCCTAAAGAGGTCTGA